Below is a window of Geomonas oryzisoli DNA.
CTGCACAAGCGGGTGGCTGAGCGGACCACGGCGCTGGCCCAGGAGGTTGCCGAGCGCAACAAGGCGCTGGAGGAGCTGAAGCGCCACCAGGACAAGCTGATCCAGGCGGACAAGATGACCTCGCTGGGAACCCTGGTCTCCGGCGTCGCCCACGAGATCAACAACCCCAACGGCCTGCTTTTGCTGGACATCCCGGTGCTCAAAAGGGTGCATGACGACGCGGAGGAGATCCTGGAGGCGCATTACCGCGAGCAGGGAGACTTCATGCTCGGCGGGGTCCCCTACTCGGAGATGCGCGACGAGATCCCGCGCATCCTGGACGAGATGCAGGACGGCGCCCAGCGCATCAAGCGCATCGTCAACGACCTGAAGGACTTCGCGCGCAAAGACATGGGGCAGAAATCGCTCATCGACCTGGATGCGGTGGCAAGGACCGCGCTCCGGCTCGTGGACCCCACCATCCGTTCCTCGACCGACCACTTCCAGTCCGCCTTCCACGGCTCGCTCCCCCAGATCCTGGGCAACGGCCAGCGCATCGAGCAGGTCATCGTCAACCTGGTGCTCAACGCCTGCCAGGCGCTCCCCAACCGCGACTGCGGGGTCTTCATCGGCACCAGTTACGATGCCGAGCGCGGCCAGGTCCTGCTCCAGGTCACCGACCAGGGGGTGGGGGTGGCGCAGGAACACCTTCCCTACCTGCTCGACCCCTTCTTCACCACCAAGAGGGAGAGCGGCGGCACCGGCCTCGGGCTCTCCGTCTCGGCGGGCATCGTCAAGGAGCACGGCGGCGCCCTGCAGTTCCAGTCCACACCGGGGAGGGGTACCACGGTGACCCTCTCGTTTCCCGTCCCCGACAGGAGTCCGCTGACATGAAAAAGACACTCTTCCCCACCTTCGGCATCCTGCTGGTCGACGACGAGCCGGCCTGGCTCAAGTCGTTCGCGCTCACGCTGAAGAGCTGCGCGGGGATCAACAACATCGTCACCTGCCAGGAGAGCCGCGAGGTGATGGGGCTTTTGGACCAGGGAGACATCGGCCTGGTGCTGTTGGATCTCACCATGCCGCAGCCGTGCGGGGAAACGCTGTTGCAGCAGATCGGGGAGAGCCACCCCGAGATCATGACCATCATCGTGAGCGGGATGAACCAGCTGGAGACGGCGGTGCGCTGCATGAAGCTGGGGGCCTTCGACTACATCGTCAAGACCGACGAGGAGGACCGCCTGGTGAGCGGGGTGCTGCGTGCCGTGCGCATCCTGGAGCTGCAGCAGGAATTCCGCACCATGTCGGACCGGATGCTGTCGCGGGAGCTGAAGCACCCGGAGGCGTTCGTCGACATCGTCACCTGCGACCCCCGCATGCACGACCTGTTCAACTACGTGGAGGCGGTTTCCCCGAGCCACCAGCCGCTGCTGATCACCGGGGAAAGCGGAGTGGGCAAGGAACTGGTGGCCCGCGCCGTGCACGCCCTGAGCGGCTGCTCCGGTCCGCTGGTCGCCGTCAACGTCGCCGGGCTTGACGACACGGTGTTCGCGGACACCCTGTTCGGCCATGTCCGCGGCGCCTATACCGGCGCCGACCAGGCCCGTCCCGGCATGATCGAGCAGGCCGGCAACGGGACGCTGTTTCTGGACGAGATCGGCGATCTGAGCATCGCCTCCCAGGTAAAGCTGTTGCGCCTGCTCCAGGAGGGTGAGTACTTCCCGCTGGGGGGTGACCGCCCCAAGCGGATGAACGCGCGCATCGTGGTGGCGACCCACCGCGACCTGGCCGCCCGGGAGGCCGCGGGGCAGTTCCGGCGCGACCTGTACTACCGCCTGTGCACCCACCGCATCAACATCCCCTCCCTCAGGGAGAGGGTAGGGGACATCCCGCTGCTGCTCGATTACTTCCTGAACGAAGCGGCCAAGTCGCTGGGGAAGAAAAAGCCCACCCCGCCCAAGGAGCTGGCGCAGGTGCTGGCCACCTACAGCTTCCCCGGCAACGTCCGCGAGCTGCGCGGCATGGTCTACAATGCGGTCAGCCTGCACAAGGAACGCATCCTTTCCATGGAAAGTTTCCTGAAGGCGATCGGGCAGAGCCGCGACACCGCCAACCCGCCGCTCCAAAGTCAAAACCCGTTTGCGACTTTCGAACGGCTGCCCACCTTCGTCGAGGCCGCCGAGCTGCTGGTGGAGGAGGCGATCAGCCGCGCCAACGGCGTACAGGCTATTGCGGCGCGGCTTTTAGGCATTTCCGCGCCCGCACTGAACAAGCGTCTCAAGATGTCACGCAAGTAGGCCCGGCGGCGGAGAGTTTCCTCCCTCTCCGCCTCCGGATCGGCGATTTTTTTTCCCGCCCGCACCCCCGAAACTCACCCTGCCCGCGCCTTACCCCCCGTTACGGGGTGAATGGTCTTAACTTTGGTTAACTGCTTAACCATGGTTAAGCGCCGCATCCTGCCGAAACGTAAACGCTTCCCCGATTGCAACAGCAAAGGTGTTCACTTAGGTTAATGCCTTTTGCGAGCCTTTTTGCGCGTAAAACATTATTTTCCGATGTAAATACGGCAACTTGCATCCGTATACGTATGCTTGGTACCGCTCTTGCTGATATGGAGTGTCAAACAGTGTTATCGGCTAACGCCTTTGTCGGATCTACAATCCAGGTTCACGAGAACCAACCAAAAGGAGAGACCATGAAAACGAAGAAGTTTTACCAGGTTCTGTACTTCCAGGTGCTGTTGGCGATATCCATCGGTATCGCACTGGGCTACTACCTGCCCGACACCGGAGCGGCCATGAAGCCCCTGGGCGACGGCTTCATCAAGATGATCAAGATGATCATCACCCCGGTGATCTTCTGTACCGTGGTCACCGGCATCGCCGGCATGGACGACATGAAGAAGGTCGGTCGCGTCGGCGGCAAGGCGATGCTGTACTTCGAAGTGGTCTCCACCCTGGCGCTGGGTATCGGCCTGTTGGTGATCAACGTGATCCAGCCGGGCGTGGGCATGAACGCCGACGTCACCAAGCTCGACACCAAGGGGCTCGCGACCTACACCGCCACCGCCGCCAAGTCGCACAGCTTCGCCGACTTCGCCCTGGGCATCATCCCGACCAGCGTCGTGGACGCCTTCGCCAAGGGTGAGATCCTCCAGGTGCTCTTTTTCGCCATCTTCTTCGGCCTGGCGCTTGCCGCCCTCGGCGAGAAGGGCAAGCCGATCTACAAGTTCATCGACGACGTCTCCCACGCCCTGTTCGGGGTGGTCAACCTGATCATGAAGTTCGCACCGATCGGCGCCTTCGGCGCCATGGCCTTCACCATCGGCAAGTTCGGCCTGGGCTCGCTGGCCAAGCTCGGCATGCTGATGGGCAGCTTCTACCTCACCTGCCTCCTGTTCATCTTCGTGGTACTCGGCACCATCGGTAAGATCTGCGGCTTCAACATCTTCAAATTCATCTCCTACATCAAGGAAGAGCTACTGATTGTGCTGGGAACCTCCTCCTCGGAATCCGCGCTGCCGCGCATGATGGCGAAGCTTGAGAACCTTGGCTGCACCAAGTCCGTCGTCGGCCTGGTCATCCCGACCGGCTACTCCTTCAACCTGGACGGCACCTCCATCTACCTGACCATGGCCGCCATCTTCGTGGCGCAGGCCACCAACACCCCGCTCACCATGACGCAGACCCTCACCATCCTGGGTGTGCTTATGCTGACCTCGAAAGGCGCCGCGGGCGTTACCGGCAGCGGCTTCGTGACGCTCGCTGCGACCTTCGCCGCCATCCCCACCATTCCGGTGGCGGGTCTGGCCCTGATCCTTGGCATCGACCGCTTCATGTCCGAGGCGCGCGCCCTCACCAACCTGGTCGGCAACGGCGTCGCCACCGTGGTGGTCTCGCGCTGGGAGAACGAGCTCGACGTTGAGCGCATGAACCGCGTGCTGAACAACCAGGAGGTCGAGGAGGAGCCCGAGATGGGCCTCCTGGAGCCGGAGCCGGAAGAGGCGTAAGCCGGCGATGGCACCTTCCCCCACCCCCTAACCCCCTCCCGCAAGGGGAGGGGGGATTCAAACATTTCCGCCCCGAGAGGGGCTTTCCGAGAGAGGGCTAGCACAGTGTTGCTGCTGCCCTCTTTTTTTGAACCTGAATTTGGCTGAACAGAGGAGGAAACATAGATGAGCAAGAAACTGGGAGCCCTCGACTACCACTGCAACGGTAGGAAAGGGAAGATAGAAGTCATCGCCACCAAACCATGTCAGACCGCGGCAGACCTGTCGCTTGCCTACTCTCCGGGGGTAGCCGAGCCCTGCCTCGCCATCCAGCAGAATCCGGACGACGCCTACAAGTACACCGCCAAGGGGAACCTGGTGGCGGTCGTCTCCAACGGCACCGCCGTCCTGGGCCTTGGCAACCTGGGTGCTTTGGCCGGCAAGCCGGTCATGGAAGGGAAGGGTGTCCTCTTCAAGCGCTTCGCCGACATCGACGTCTTCGACATCGAGCTGAACACCGAGAACCCGGATGAGATCATCAAGGCGTGCCAGCTCCTGGAGCCGACTTTCGGCGGCATCAACCTGGAGGACATCAAGGCGCCCGAGTGCTTCTATATCGAGGAAGAGCTGAAAAAGACCATGAACATCCCGGTCTTCCACGACGACCAGCACGGCACCGCCATCATCTGCTCGGCGGCCCTTCTGAACGCGCTCAAGCTTACCGGCAAGAAGATCGGGGACATCAGGATCGTCGTGAACGGCGCCGGCGCCTCGGCCAACTCCTGCGCGAAGCTCGCCATCGCCCTGGGTGTCAAACCCGACAACATGATCATGTGCGACACCAAGGGGGTCATCTACAAGGGGCGGGTAGAGGGGATGAACAAGTACAAGGAGCTCTTCGCCGCCGACACCCCCTTCCGCACCCTCGAGGAGGCGGCCAATGGGGCCGACGTCCTCTTCGGCCTTTCCGTGAAGGGGGCCTTCACGCCGGAGATGATCCGGAGCATGGCACCCAACCCGATCATCTTCGCCATGGCGAACCCCGACCCGGAGATCACCCCCGAGGAGGCGCACGCGGTGCGTGGTGAT
It encodes the following:
- a CDS encoding sigma-54-dependent transcriptional regulator, which gives rise to MKKTLFPTFGILLVDDEPAWLKSFALTLKSCAGINNIVTCQESREVMGLLDQGDIGLVLLDLTMPQPCGETLLQQIGESHPEIMTIIVSGMNQLETAVRCMKLGAFDYIVKTDEEDRLVSGVLRAVRILELQQEFRTMSDRMLSRELKHPEAFVDIVTCDPRMHDLFNYVEAVSPSHQPLLITGESGVGKELVARAVHALSGCSGPLVAVNVAGLDDTVFADTLFGHVRGAYTGADQARPGMIEQAGNGTLFLDEIGDLSIASQVKLLRLLQEGEYFPLGGDRPKRMNARIVVATHRDLAAREAAGQFRRDLYYRLCTHRINIPSLRERVGDIPLLLDYFLNEAAKSLGKKKPTPPKELAQVLATYSFPGNVRELRGMVYNAVSLHKERILSMESFLKAIGQSRDTANPPLQSQNPFATFERLPTFVEAAELLVEEAISRANGVQAIAARLLGISAPALNKRLKMSRK
- a CDS encoding dicarboxylate/amino acid:cation symporter, which codes for MKTKKFYQVLYFQVLLAISIGIALGYYLPDTGAAMKPLGDGFIKMIKMIITPVIFCTVVTGIAGMDDMKKVGRVGGKAMLYFEVVSTLALGIGLLVINVIQPGVGMNADVTKLDTKGLATYTATAAKSHSFADFALGIIPTSVVDAFAKGEILQVLFFAIFFGLALAALGEKGKPIYKFIDDVSHALFGVVNLIMKFAPIGAFGAMAFTIGKFGLGSLAKLGMLMGSFYLTCLLFIFVVLGTIGKICGFNIFKFISYIKEELLIVLGTSSSESALPRMMAKLENLGCTKSVVGLVIPTGYSFNLDGTSIYLTMAAIFVAQATNTPLTMTQTLTILGVLMLTSKGAAGVTGSGFVTLAATFAAIPTIPVAGLALILGIDRFMSEARALTNLVGNGVATVVVSRWENELDVERMNRVLNNQEVEEEPEMGLLEPEPEEA